AATTTGCTGTATTCCCGATTGACGGCTGGAGCGAAAAGCCAGATATTTCCCATCTGGGCTAAACCGAGGATTGTATTCACCATCGTTACTGTTAGTTAACTGTAATGTTTGAGAGCCATCCCAAGAAGTCATGTAAATATGGCTATCTCTGGTATCATTTTTCAGATCGGTGTTAGTTACGGTATAAACAATCCAGTCTCCAGAGGGAGAAAGTTGGGGATCGCTAATTTGGCGAAAGGCAAATTGATCGTCGAGTGTTAACAGGCGTTTTTCTTGGGCTTGAACCTGAATATTAATAGCGCTCATCGTTACTAAAACACTGCAAGCCAAAGCAATATTTGTGAGCTTTTTCATTATATTTTTGGGACAGATACCTAATTTCTTGTTAATGTCATTACCATATGCGGGGGCAATGACGTATTTAATAATACATTGCCATGCTCTATTTTTTATGGCTGGAATTTTTAGTATTCTTTTGGCTCAAATACCGTGGCTTTTACCTATCACCCAATGACGGCGGAAAAACCGCGATAAGGCAGACTCATCTAAGGATAGATAAATTGGGCGACCATGTGGGCAGGTACGGGGGTTGCGGGTGCGCTGCCAATCGTCTAGGAGTTTTTGCATTTCTGGTAAACTCATGGGTGTACCGTTGCGGATGGCACTGCGACAAGCGACGGCAACTAAGGCAGTTTGTAAATCGCCTCCCCAACTGAGTTCTAAAATGGCTTCGGCGCAGTCTTCACGTTGTTGTAACATTGCTGGTAAGTTCCGCACTGCCCAGAGTTGTTCACCGAAAGGTTCGATATCTAAGCCTATGCGTTGTAATTGGCAAACTTGCGCTGGGGATAATTGATAAAGAATAATTGGTGGTTCTACGGAAACTAATTGCCAATTATCAGACAATTGTTCGTATAACACTCGCTCATGGGCAATGTGTTGTTCTACTAGCCACATTCCCCCAGGATGTTCCGCAACTATGTAAGTGTTGCTGACTTGGGCGACGGCTTTTAAGTAGTTCTGAGTGTTGTCTGCTGTATCTGAGTTTTGGGGTGTGAAGTTGTAATTCCCTTTCTCTTCCGCAGCTTTGAGTAGTTGACTTACTCGCGTTGTATGCACAGATTCTTTGATGTTGGCAGAACTAATACGCAAGGCTTGGTTAATTGCTTGAGTAATTTGTTCTTGCCAGTAGCTTAAATCGTTGAGATAAATTTCTGTTTTGGCTGGGTTGCGGTTCCAGTTGATTTGGTCGGGGGAAATGGTGAGATGAAGAAAACAAACAGGATAGCGATCGCGTGGTAATGTTCTATGAAACGCTGCCAAAATTGTTTGTTCTATTTCCGGCGACTTAACCATTCTACCGTTCATTGCAACCCGCACCCAGTCTGGACGATGGCGATGGCAACGATCTGGTAATCCTACTACTAAGGAGACTGTTGACTGTTGACTGTTGACTATTGACTGTTGACTGTTGACTGTTGACTGTTGACTATTGACTGTTGACTGTTGACTATTGACTGTTAAGGGTATTTCTAATTTGACTTCTTGTAAGTCGCCTGGGCGTATTTGGTTGAGGAATTGGGGGATTAATTGTCCTAGAGAGGTGGCGGGGGAAATAGTGAACCAGATGCGGTCATTTTGCCAAACTTGCCAAGTGGTTTGAGGATGACAAAGGGCGATTTGTTGAATTGTGGCTTGTACAGCTTTCATTTGCTGTGTTGTTGGGGGTAAGCCTTGACGACGCGCTGCACAATTAGCAAACAAGTTTGATACTGTGACTACTGTACCAGGTGCGATCGCTGTCGCTTCTACTTGTAAAGCTTTCCCATCATCGCCATAAACTACCCGCCAACCTACACTTTCTGGAGCGCGACTAATAATTTCTAAATCTGCTAAGGTCGTTAAACTATGTAACGCTTCTCCACGAAATCCCAAGCTGTTGATTTTCCACAAGTCTGCACTAGAACGAATTTTACTGGTGCTATGGGCTGAAGCAGCTTGTTGTAAATCATCTAGATTCATGCCGCAACCATTATCTGCGACACGGATACGCCACTGTTGTGGCCATAAATAAACTACAATTCTTGTCGCCCCTGCATCTAAGGAATTTTCTACCAATTCTCGCACCACGGATGCAAAGGAGTCGATTACCTCGCCTGCTGTGATGAGATATACAACTTCTTGGGGTAGAGCTTGGATAGTAGATGCCATAAGTTATAGTTTATAACTTTTGGTGCAGTAGTTTGGGTAATTCGTAATTCGTAATTGAGTTTCTCTAGGCTTGAGTTACTAAACTCTATCACTCTGTTTATAAATTACGTAAGATTGATTACGGTAAGCAACTGGCAGATTTAGTTGGTGTTGAACTTTAGTTACTATGTATGGGGATTTATATTTAACCATTAAAGCTTTTACTTGGTCGGTAGTTAGGCGCTCATAAGCTTCAGTAAGCGTTTCTGGACTGGTGGATGTTAATTTATCAACGCCAACTAAATCACATATTCGTGCATACCATTCTTGGATACCAGATGCAGTTTGAGGCAGAAATTTCCATTTAGCGATGATAGGGCGTTCTGCAAGCCAAGTAAAGTTGAGTAAATCTACAGGTGATGAGATAACAGTAGCATCTTTGGCGGTATTATTTTTTACCCAAGCGTATATATCTTGTGATTCTGGAGTTTCTTCAGTTAATTTACTAGGAAACTGCTTTACATAGTTAATATGCGTTGGTAAGGGCAGAGATAGAGAAACAACATTTATAGATAAAAGCAAACAGCAGATAATGAAAAACTCTTTTTGTTTTGTTTTAACTGTAAAAAAGTGTTGCACAGCACGAGTAAATAATAAACAAGTAAACAGGGGTAACATAATGTCCCCTAAGCGAAAAGGGTAATACTGTAAAAAACGTCCTTGAGAGTCAAAGGGTGCGATCGCCAATCCTAAAACAAAAGGAATCAGACTAATCAAAGTAAACTCAAGCAGTTCTATACAAGCGTTTCTCTGTGTTGATCGCTCCTTGGATGGGCGATAAAGGCAGATAAAAGCAACGCTAATTGGTAGTATCAATAGATAGCCTATCAGCATCAGCCACCAGACTTTATACCAGTGCTGAGGATTTAAGTGATGGGGCAAACGCAGAAATACATATATATAAGATGATGCTAAATTCCCTGTGGGTTTGGGAGTCAACAATTGTTGAATCACAGCCGGCAACACAAATATACTGCCTGTGAAGTACATCAATAGCATCCATCCCCATTCCTTCATCCTGGGAAAACGGGTTTT
Above is a genomic segment from Nostoc sp. MS1 containing:
- the mutL gene encoding DNA mismatch repair endonuclease MutL, encoding MASTIQALPQEVVYLITAGEVIDSFASVVRELVENSLDAGATRIVVYLWPQQWRIRVADNGCGMNLDDLQQAASAHSTSKIRSSADLWKINSLGFRGEALHSLTTLADLEIISRAPESVGWRVVYGDDGKALQVEATAIAPGTVVTVSNLFANCAARRQGLPPTTQQMKAVQATIQQIALCHPQTTWQVWQNDRIWFTISPATSLGQLIPQFLNQIRPGDLQEVKLEIPLTVNSQQSTVNSQQSTVNSQQSIVNSQQSTVSLVVGLPDRCHRHRPDWVRVAMNGRMVKSPEIEQTILAAFHRTLPRDRYPVCFLHLTISPDQINWNRNPAKTEIYLNDLSYWQEQITQAINQALRISSANIKESVHTTRVSQLLKAAEEKGNYNFTPQNSDTADNTQNYLKAVAQVSNTYIVAEHPGGMWLVEQHIAHERVLYEQLSDNWQLVSVEPPIILYQLSPAQVCQLQRIGLDIEPFGEQLWAVRNLPAMLQQREDCAEAILELSWGGDLQTALVAVACRSAIRNGTPMSLPEMQKLLDDWQRTRNPRTCPHGRPIYLSLDESALSRFFRRHWVIGKSHGI
- a CDS encoding DUF6798 domain-containing protein, whose translation is MSQQNLQKPRYGENLIGLGSKKSWYRQSLLPIGLSTIIVLTFLCLRLLLGDNMSAWNEVDVLPLAKQYVEPTWIPGDWYLNQSPSYRVLFQSLFGRLIVSWGFLTTSIVGRLICYGLVAWGLVLIARQIGLHLVALLLALPLFLTDNQGAIAGEWLVGGFETKAVAYGLVMLAIALLLKRRYSLMALLLGLATSFHVLVGGYTFLTAIGWFCVRYKTRFPRMKEWGWMLLMYFTGSIFVLPAVIQQLLTPKPTGNLASSYIYVFLRLPHHLNPQHWYKVWWLMLIGYLLILPISVAFICLYRPSKERSTQRNACIELLEFTLISLIPFVLGLAIAPFDSQGRFLQYYPFRLGDIMLPLFTCLLFTRAVQHFFTVKTKQKEFFIICCLLLSINVVSLSLPLPTHINYVKQFPSKLTEETPESQDIYAWVKNNTAKDATVISSPVDLLNFTWLAERPIIAKWKFLPQTASGIQEWYARICDLVGVDKLTSTSPETLTEAYERLTTDQVKALMVKYKSPYIVTKVQHQLNLPVAYRNQSYVIYKQSDRV